The following are encoded together in the Streptomyces tsukubensis genome:
- a CDS encoding NPP1 family protein — MRRRSLIGSAGAVALVIAFPATALADPPGALPGNADSLEQTFQPAFDYDGDGCYPTPAIGPDGTLAPGLKLGGDVNGNCRDLSDLDNTNAYSREKCDNGWCAVMYGLYFEKDQAALGGGSAGHRHDWEHVVVWVRDNQVEYVSTSQHGGFAVHPRSEMLFEGTHAKVVYHKDGVSTHCFRAANGNDDPPENHKGTWQYPTLVGWEGYPAGLRDKLTQADFGSATLGIKDDQFASHLSKALPEGVPFDPNA; from the coding sequence CTGCGGAGGCGGTCGCTCATCGGCTCGGCGGGAGCGGTGGCGTTGGTCATCGCCTTCCCGGCCACGGCTCTGGCCGACCCTCCGGGCGCCCTGCCCGGCAACGCCGACAGCCTTGAACAGACCTTCCAGCCGGCCTTCGACTACGACGGTGACGGCTGCTACCCGACCCCCGCCATCGGCCCGGACGGCACTCTCGCCCCTGGCCTGAAGCTCGGCGGCGACGTCAACGGCAACTGCCGGGACCTCTCCGACCTCGACAACACCAATGCGTACTCCCGCGAGAAGTGCGACAACGGCTGGTGCGCGGTCATGTACGGCCTCTACTTCGAAAAGGACCAAGCCGCGTTGGGCGGCGGCAGCGCGGGCCACCGCCACGACTGGGAACACGTGGTGGTGTGGGTGCGGGACAACCAGGTCGAGTACGTATCGACCTCCCAGCACGGCGGGTTCGCCGTCCATCCCCGCTCGGAGATGCTCTTCGAGGGTACGCACGCCAAGGTCGTCTACCACAAGGACGGCGTGAGCACCCACTGCTTCCGCGCCGCGAACGGCAACGACGACCCGCCGGAGAACCACAAGGGCACCTGGCAGTACCCGACCCTCGTCGGCTGGGAGGGCTACCCGGCAGGGCTGCGCGACAAGTTGACCCAGGCGGACTTCGGATCCGCCACCCTTGGCATCAAGGACGACCAGTTCGCCTCGCACCTTTCGAAGGCCTTGCCTGAGGGCGTCCCCTTCGACCCGAACGCCTGA
- a CDS encoding MBL fold metallo-hydrolase has protein sequence MFFVDTLEFEGLGNRSYLAGGGGAAVVVDPPRDVDQVIAAAAERGVRIAYVAETHLHNDYVSGGLELARLTGARYLVPADASVSFARTPVRDGDASEVDEHLLLRAIATPGHTPHHTSYALEEDGRAVAVFTGGSLLIGTVGRPDLVDPRLTEQLARAQHTSAHRLAERLSDEVPVLPTHGFGSFCSSAQAEGDATTIGDERTTNEAFTLHVDDFVQRILAGLEDVPAYYAHMGPVNAAGPAPVDLTAPEPADAAQIAQRLAAGEWVVDLRGRVAFADGHVPGSFNFESTGKPATYLAWLIPWGKPVTLLADTPERIADAQRELTRVGIDRPAAAATGTPDTWVREGEKLASFPRACFADLAAARDNVVVLDVRRDSERGDGRIEGSVHIPLHELHGRVGEVPDGTVWVHCAGGMRAAIAASLLDATGRKVVAIDDGFEAAGEAGLGITRL, from the coding sequence GTGTTTTTTGTCGACACCCTGGAGTTCGAGGGTCTGGGCAACCGTAGTTACCTGGCGGGCGGCGGGGGTGCCGCGGTCGTGGTCGATCCCCCTCGGGACGTCGACCAGGTGATCGCCGCAGCCGCCGAGCGGGGCGTGCGCATCGCCTACGTGGCGGAGACGCACCTGCACAACGACTACGTCAGCGGAGGTCTGGAACTGGCCCGCCTCACCGGCGCCCGCTACCTGGTCCCGGCCGACGCCAGCGTCTCGTTCGCCCGTACTCCCGTCCGGGACGGCGACGCGTCCGAGGTGGACGAACACCTGCTGCTGCGTGCGATAGCCACCCCGGGCCACACCCCGCACCACACCTCGTACGCCTTGGAGGAGGACGGCCGCGCGGTGGCGGTCTTCACCGGCGGCTCGCTGCTGATCGGTACCGTGGGCCGTCCTGACCTGGTGGACCCGCGGCTGACCGAGCAGTTGGCCCGCGCGCAGCACACCTCCGCCCACCGGCTGGCGGAGCGGCTGAGCGACGAGGTGCCCGTGCTGCCCACGCACGGTTTCGGCAGTTTCTGTTCCTCCGCGCAGGCCGAGGGCGACGCGACCACGATCGGTGACGAACGCACCACCAACGAGGCTTTCACCCTGCACGTGGACGACTTCGTCCAGCGCATCCTGGCCGGGCTGGAGGACGTGCCCGCCTACTACGCGCACATGGGCCCGGTCAACGCCGCCGGTCCCGCCCCCGTCGACCTGACCGCGCCCGAGCCCGCCGACGCCGCTCAGATCGCCCAGCGGCTGGCGGCGGGTGAGTGGGTGGTGGACCTGCGCGGCAGGGTCGCCTTCGCCGACGGCCATGTGCCGGGGTCGTTCAACTTCGAGTCCACGGGCAAGCCGGCCACCTATCTGGCCTGGCTGATCCCGTGGGGCAAGCCGGTCACCCTGCTCGCCGACACCCCGGAGCGGATCGCCGACGCGCAGCGGGAGTTGACACGGGTCGGCATCGACCGACCGGCAGCCGCCGCCACCGGAACTCCGGACACGTGGGTCCGTGAGGGGGAGAAGCTCGCCTCCTTCCCCCGCGCCTGTTTCGCGGATCTCGCCGCCGCCCGCGACAACGTGGTGGTGCTGGATGTGCGCCGGGATTCCGAGCGCGGAGACGGCCGCATCGAGGGTTCGGTGCACATTCCGCTCCACGAACTGCACGGGCGGGTCGGCGAGGTGCCTGACGGCACGGTGTGGGTGCACTGCGCGGGCGGGATGCGCGCGGCTATCGCCGCTTCCCTCCTGGACGCGACCGGGAGGAAGGTCGTCGCCATCGACGACGGCTTCGAGGCGGCCGGGGAAGCGGGTCTGGGTATTACCCGGCTCTGA
- a CDS encoding helix-turn-helix domain-containing protein, translating to MAANTGATFLRIMLGAELIRLRENAGLSGEQAAKAVGCAPSTITNLEKGTTGFRRIGQYAELLTAYGVDFEGQELLLDWYKNAKGDDWWTPNTSVLPSGMPVYLGLESGAQIVSPWCPSVVYGLLQTEEYTRALVETAKAADERTTDFVDSTVEVRANRKKLITEHGSELVCLMDESALRNVVGNGDIMRRQYAEIAELSKLRNVAVRIIPFSAPAYRVTSGGFTVLEFDRRALPGPVVAVSTVSHSMQVVSKPKVVKQFARRFDYLARGARPDHETPALLRKLAREV from the coding sequence GTGGCAGCGAACACCGGGGCGACATTCCTGCGGATCATGCTGGGGGCCGAACTCATACGGCTCAGGGAGAACGCCGGGCTGTCGGGTGAGCAGGCGGCGAAGGCGGTGGGCTGCGCGCCGTCCACGATCACCAACCTTGAGAAGGGCACGACCGGCTTCCGTCGTATCGGCCAGTACGCCGAACTCCTGACCGCGTACGGCGTCGATTTCGAGGGCCAGGAGCTGCTGCTCGACTGGTACAAGAACGCCAAGGGCGACGACTGGTGGACGCCCAACACCTCGGTGCTTCCTTCGGGGATGCCCGTCTACCTCGGGCTCGAATCGGGCGCCCAAATCGTGAGCCCTTGGTGCCCGAGCGTCGTCTACGGACTGCTCCAGACCGAGGAGTACACCCGCGCGCTTGTCGAGACGGCGAAAGCCGCCGACGAACGGACGACAGACTTTGTCGACAGCACGGTCGAGGTGCGGGCCAACCGGAAGAAGCTGATCACCGAGCACGGAAGCGAACTCGTCTGCCTTATGGACGAGTCGGCGCTGCGCAATGTCGTCGGGAACGGCGACATCATGCGAAGGCAGTACGCCGAGATCGCAGAGCTGTCGAAGCTCCGCAACGTCGCCGTGCGGATCATCCCATTCTCCGCCCCGGCCTACCGCGTGACCTCCGGCGGATTCACGGTCCTGGAATTCGACCGCAGGGCTCTTCCGGGTCCTGTCGTCGCCGTCAGCACGGTGTCACACTCGATGCAGGTGGTGTCGAAGCCGAAAGTGGTCAAGCAGTTCGCTCGCCGCTTCGACTACCTTGCCCGTGGGGCGCGGCCCGACCACGAGACCCCGGCTCTACTGAGAAAACTCGCACGAGAGGTCTGA
- a CDS encoding PTS transporter subunit EIIC, protein MAENKNRDTAAAILPLVGGAANVTSVVHCMTRLRLGLRDRSLVREEALRALPAVLGVVEDETYQIVLGPGVVARVTPEFEALVAEAWRAAPGRAPEGPAVEGGPADGPASAPAPTPTTPPPPSSPPPPSSPSPPSPPPVIGAEELAGRGAELRAARKARNATPVKLFLRRIADIFVPLIPALIGCGIIAGLNGLLVNLGWLGSVTPALSAVASGFMALIAVFVGYNTAKEFGGTPVLGGAVAAIIVYAGVAEIDVFGQRLAPGQGGVLGALGAAVLASYIERWCRTWVPEAIDVLVTPTLTVLLAGLVTLYGLMFAAGEVASAIGTGANWLLDNTGAFAGLVLGGLFLPLVMLGLHQALIPIHTTLIEQQGYTVLLPILAMAGAGQVGCAMAVYLRLRHNDSIRKTIRSALPAGLLGVGEPLIYGVSLPLGRPFVTACVGGAAGGAFVGLFSMLGDKVGSTAIGPSGWALFPLLKGNQGLGTVAAVYGLGLLLGYVVGFAATYAFGFSREMLAELNAPPRARATDGTTAAPPVPARPEPVAETPTP, encoded by the coding sequence ATGGCCGAGAACAAGAACCGCGACACAGCGGCGGCGATCCTCCCCCTTGTGGGGGGCGCCGCCAACGTCACCTCCGTCGTCCACTGCATGACCCGGCTGCGGCTGGGGCTGCGGGACCGCTCCCTCGTCCGGGAGGAGGCATTGCGAGCGCTCCCCGCCGTACTGGGCGTGGTCGAGGACGAGACGTATCAGATCGTGCTGGGCCCAGGGGTCGTGGCGAGGGTCACTCCGGAGTTCGAGGCGCTGGTCGCGGAGGCGTGGCGGGCGGCGCCGGGGCGGGCCCCGGAGGGACCGGCGGTGGAGGGAGGACCGGCGGACGGGCCCGCGTCGGCCCCCGCCCCCACACCCACCACCCCTCCCCCTCCGTCCTCCCCTCCCCCTCCGTCCTCCCCTTCCCCTCCTTCCCCTCCTCCCGTCATCGGCGCCGAGGAGTTGGCGGGGCGGGGCGCGGAGCTACGGGCCGCCCGCAAGGCGCGCAACGCGACACCGGTCAAGCTGTTCCTGCGCAGGATCGCGGACATCTTCGTCCCGCTCATCCCCGCGCTGATCGGCTGCGGGATCATCGCGGGCCTGAACGGCCTGCTGGTCAACCTCGGCTGGCTGGGCTCGGTGACCCCGGCGCTGTCGGCGGTCGCGTCCGGGTTCATGGCGCTGATCGCGGTCTTCGTCGGGTACAACACGGCGAAGGAGTTCGGGGGTACGCCCGTACTCGGCGGCGCGGTCGCGGCCATCATCGTCTACGCGGGTGTCGCGGAGATCGACGTATTCGGGCAGCGTCTCGCGCCCGGCCAGGGCGGGGTACTGGGCGCGCTGGGCGCCGCGGTCCTCGCCTCGTACATCGAACGCTGGTGCCGCACCTGGGTCCCCGAGGCGATCGACGTACTGGTCACACCGACGCTCACGGTGCTTCTCGCGGGCCTGGTGACGCTCTACGGGCTGATGTTCGCGGCGGGCGAGGTCGCCTCAGCCATCGGTACGGGGGCCAACTGGCTGCTGGACAACACGGGCGCGTTCGCCGGTCTCGTACTCGGCGGGCTGTTCCTGCCTCTGGTGATGCTCGGGCTCCACCAGGCGCTCATCCCCATCCACACCACCCTCATCGAACAGCAGGGCTATACGGTCCTGTTGCCCATCCTCGCGATGGCCGGCGCGGGTCAGGTCGGCTGCGCGATGGCGGTCTACCTGCGGCTGCGCCACAACGACTCGATCCGCAAAACCATCAGATCGGCGCTGCCCGCAGGCCTGCTGGGTGTCGGCGAACCACTGATCTACGGCGTCTCGCTGCCCCTTGGCCGGCCGTTCGTCACGGCGTGCGTGGGCGGGGCGGCGGGCGGCGCGTTCGTGGGACTGTTCTCGATGCTGGGCGACAAGGTCGGCTCGACGGCGATCGGCCCGTCGGGCTGGGCACTTTTCCCCCTCCTCAAGGGCAACCAGGGCCTGGGCACAGTGGCGGCGGTCTACGGCCTGGGGCTGCTGCTGGGGTACGTGGTGGGCTTCGCGGCGACCTACGCGTTCGGCTTCAGCCGCGAGATGCTGGCCGAACTGAACGCGCCACCAAGGGCACGGGCCACGGACGGCACGACAGCCGCCCCACCTGTACCGGCCCGCCCGGAGCCGGTGGCGGAGACCCCTACGCCGTAG
- a CDS encoding DUF1684 domain-containing protein has translation MESKDTRTQAPDEHGEWRKSRWEEVAGPEGKANLVAFHLITEPNQAVPGIPGVWNSSGVPDGLTLSASLEDGLSFDKNAIDSFDRNAVDGSVRLRSDDRVSLADGRWLTIGVLASTYSVYVWDPAASTRARLRDIAAYPWDPQWVVAAEYRQQDSELVRAVARARSVSPLGEDVSPIPGAFAFTLHGERHRLLAFEPVPGILLVVFRDGTSGTETPSIGRWLILPTPETGPVRLDFNRAMLPHHVFAESFPCPLPPQENHLPLRVEAGERVPLRD, from the coding sequence ATGGAAAGCAAAGACACCCGCACCCAAGCACCGGATGAGCACGGTGAATGGCGAAAAAGTCGATGGGAAGAGGTGGCGGGGCCGGAGGGGAAGGCCAATCTTGTCGCCTTCCATCTGATTACTGAACCGAATCAGGCTGTGCCGGGAATACCCGGAGTCTGGAATTCATCGGGTGTGCCCGACGGTCTGACGCTCTCGGCTTCCTTGGAGGACGGCCTTTCTTTCGACAAGAACGCGATCGACTCCTTCGACCGGAACGCGGTCGACGGCAGTGTGCGACTCCGGAGCGACGACCGCGTCTCGCTGGCCGACGGGCGCTGGTTGACAATCGGGGTCCTGGCGAGCACCTACAGCGTGTATGTGTGGGACCCGGCCGCGTCCACCCGCGCGCGACTGCGCGACATCGCCGCCTACCCGTGGGATCCCCAGTGGGTGGTCGCGGCTGAATATCGCCAGCAGGATTCTGAGCTGGTCCGCGCCGTGGCTCGGGCCCGTTCGGTTTCCCCGCTGGGCGAGGACGTCTCCCCGATTCCTGGTGCCTTCGCCTTCACTTTGCACGGTGAACGCCATCGCCTTCTGGCCTTCGAGCCGGTTCCGGGAATCCTGCTGGTGGTGTTCCGCGACGGCACCAGCGGCACGGAAACCCCTTCGATCGGCCGATGGCTGATCCTGCCCACGCCGGAAACGGGCCCGGTGCGGCTCGACTTCAACCGCGCCATGCTGCCCCACCACGTGTTCGCCGAATCCTTCCCCTGTCCGCTGCCGCCGCAGGAGAACCACCTGCCCCTACGCGTCGAGGCAGGCGAGCGGGTACCGCTGCGCGACTGA
- a CDS encoding DUF397 domain-containing protein, whose protein sequence is MNAHSNNGRPNGQWFKSSYSSEGGTDCVEACPYPGAVHIRDSKQNAEDGARLTFPLAAWTSFTRQVTRHPSA, encoded by the coding sequence ATCAACGCGCACAGCAACAACGGACGCCCGAACGGCCAGTGGTTCAAGTCCTCCTACAGCAGCGAAGGCGGCACCGACTGCGTAGAGGCATGCCCGTACCCCGGCGCCGTCCACATCCGTGACTCCAAGCAGAACGCTGAGGACGGGGCGCGCCTCACCTTCCCCCTGGCGGCTTGGACGTCGTTCACCCGACAGGTCACGCGGCACCCCTCCGCGTAG
- a CDS encoding nuclear transport factor 2 family protein codes for MNADQNLKETAVRYLRQWEVRDYTTMRGMCTDTATVWHNDGGEIQTIDENMEVLKNLAGDVETLRYDIVRQMQEGNEIIQQQVLHLTNNDGSRSDVLAAMYFRFEGDLIDRIEEYYTVVPLA; via the coding sequence ATGAACGCCGACCAGAACCTCAAGGAAACCGCTGTCCGTTACCTCAGGCAGTGGGAGGTCAGGGATTACACGACCATGCGCGGAATGTGCACCGACACCGCGACTGTCTGGCACAACGATGGCGGCGAAATCCAGACGATCGACGAGAACATGGAAGTGCTGAAGAATCTCGCCGGCGATGTCGAGACGCTCCGCTACGACATTGTCCGCCAGATGCAAGAGGGCAACGAGATCATCCAGCAGCAGGTGCTCCACCTGACCAACAACGACGGGTCGAGGAGTGACGTACTCGCGGCCATGTACTTCCGCTTCGAGGGTGATCTCATTGACCGCATCGAGGAGTACTACACCGTAGTGCCTCTCGCCTGA
- a CDS encoding MurR/RpiR family transcriptional regulator, with protein sequence MTEEVKESFISANRSANGGANGSAPRNGTGTGTRSTPRTGSGNGRQNPTRTPPAPAALAAKVRTIAPTMTRSMQRVAEAVAADPAGCAALTVTGLAEHTRTSEATVVRTARLLGYPGYRDLRLALAGLAAHQESGRPPTVTADIAVDDSLADVVAKLAHDERQTLADTAAGLDPVQLGAAVTALAAARRTDIYGVGASGLVAQDLAQKLLRIGMIAHAHSDPHLAVTNAVQLGARDVAVAITHSGATGDVIEPLRVAFDQGTTTIAITGRPDGSVSQYADHILTTSTARESELRPAAMSSRTSQLLVVDCLFVGVAQRTYERAAPALAASYEALAHRHTPRSPQSHR encoded by the coding sequence GTGACCGAAGAAGTGAAGGAAAGTTTCATAAGCGCGAACAGGAGCGCGAACGGAGGCGCGAACGGGAGCGCCCCCAGGAACGGGACCGGGACCGGGACCAGGAGCACGCCGAGGACCGGAAGCGGGAACGGACGTCAGAACCCGACGCGCACACCCCCCGCCCCCGCCGCCCTCGCGGCGAAGGTGCGCACCATCGCCCCCACCATGACCCGTTCCATGCAGCGGGTCGCGGAGGCGGTCGCGGCCGACCCGGCGGGCTGCGCGGCGCTCACGGTCACCGGTCTCGCCGAGCACACCCGTACCAGTGAGGCCACCGTCGTCCGTACGGCCCGACTCCTCGGCTATCCCGGCTACCGGGATCTGCGACTCGCCCTCGCGGGCCTCGCCGCCCACCAGGAGTCGGGCAGGCCGCCGACGGTCACCGCCGACATCGCCGTCGACGACTCCCTCGCCGACGTGGTGGCCAAGCTCGCCCACGACGAACGGCAGACCCTCGCGGACACGGCGGCGGGGCTGGACCCCGTACAGCTCGGCGCGGCCGTCACCGCCCTCGCTGCGGCCCGCCGTACCGACATCTACGGCGTCGGCGCCTCGGGTCTCGTCGCCCAGGACCTGGCCCAGAAGCTGCTGCGGATCGGCATGATCGCCCACGCCCACTCGGACCCGCACCTCGCCGTCACCAACGCGGTGCAGCTCGGCGCACGGGACGTGGCGGTGGCGATCACGCACTCGGGGGCGACGGGCGATGTCATCGAGCCGCTACGGGTCGCCTTCGACCAGGGCACGACGACGATCGCGATCACCGGCAGGCCCGACGGGTCGGTGTCGCAGTACGCCGACCACATATTGACCACCTCCACCGCGCGCGAGAGCGAGCTGCGCCCCGCCGCGATGTCGAGCAGGACGAGCCAACTCCTCGTGGTGGACTGCCTGTTCGTGGGGGTCGCGCAACGGACGTACGAGAGGGCCGCGCCCGCACTGGCCGCGTCGTACGAGGCGCTGGCGCACCGGCACACCCCACGCTCCCCACAGAGCCACCGCTGA
- a CDS encoding DUF6355 family natural product biosynthesis protein → MMKNLKRWGAVTILGAAAAFTGVPSAGATAAVEPCGYYSTGSYAYYNHCGRTTVQIKLDIVRGKDKTICVRPGTTGLGPKNHVRSAAYTGGAGCNPS, encoded by the coding sequence ATGATGAAAAACCTGAAGCGTTGGGGCGCCGTCACGATTCTGGGCGCCGCAGCCGCGTTCACCGGAGTTCCCTCCGCGGGTGCCACAGCGGCGGTCGAGCCGTGCGGCTACTACTCCACCGGCTCCTACGCCTACTACAACCACTGCGGGCGTACGACGGTCCAGATCAAGCTCGACATCGTCCGAGGCAAGGACAAGACGATCTGCGTCCGCCCCGGCACCACGGGGCTCGGCCCCAAGAACCACGTCAGGTCCGCCGCGTACACCGGCGGCGCGGGGTGCAACCCGTCGTAG
- a CDS encoding sulfite exporter TauE/SafE family protein — MTVLILALIAGAVVGLALGALGGGGSVLAVPALIYLLGFTPAAATTASLIIVTATSLTALLAHARAGRVRWRPGAAFAAAGIVPAAAAGAVAAHLPQAVLTIAFAATAAVAAVRMLRPARTARQGGGDVRQGKAAGAGAGLGALTGLLGVGGGFLAVPALVTVLAFEMEAAVGTSLLVISVNSLSSLATRSGAAVSLDWAVIGPFIGAAILGAWDGKRMAAKVSGSGLQRIFAVVLLAVAAFMLVDAAI, encoded by the coding sequence GTGACCGTCCTGATCCTGGCTCTGATCGCGGGAGCGGTGGTCGGTCTGGCGCTCGGTGCTCTCGGCGGCGGTGGCAGCGTCCTCGCGGTGCCCGCGCTGATCTACCTGCTCGGTTTCACCCCCGCCGCTGCCACCACCGCCAGCCTGATCATCGTCACCGCCACATCCCTGACCGCGCTGTTGGCGCACGCTCGGGCCGGGCGGGTGCGGTGGAGGCCCGGAGCTGCGTTCGCGGCTGCGGGGATTGTCCCCGCGGCGGCCGCCGGGGCCGTGGCCGCCCACTTGCCCCAAGCCGTCCTCACCATCGCCTTCGCGGCGACAGCCGCCGTCGCCGCCGTCAGAATGCTCCGGCCCGCCCGCACCGCCCGCCAGGGTGGCGGCGACGTACGCCAGGGCAAGGCGGCCGGGGCCGGTGCGGGGCTGGGCGCGCTGACCGGGCTGCTCGGTGTGGGGGGCGGCTTTCTCGCCGTACCCGCCCTGGTCACCGTCCTGGCCTTCGAGATGGAGGCCGCGGTCGGCACCAGTCTGCTGGTCATCTCGGTCAACTCGCTCTCGTCCCTGGCCACTCGCTCCGGCGCCGCCGTCTCGCTGGACTGGGCGGTGATCGGTCCTTTCATCGGTGCGGCGATCCTGGGTGCCTGGGACGGCAAGCGCATGGCCGCGAAGGTCTCAGGGTCCGGCCTCCAGCGTATTTTCGCGGTGGTTCTGCTGGCCGTGGCCGCCTTCATGCTGGTCGACGCCGCTATCTGA
- a CDS encoding oxidoreductase produces MSRSTGWTAHDIPYQHGRLALVTGATGGIGTHTALELARAGAAVLLTGRDEEKLEETADAIRAEVGAAEVETLLLDLADLASVRRAADIVVGSGRALDLLVNNAAVMAVPRRRTTTDGFELTFGTNHLGHFALTGQLLPALLRADAPRVVTVSALLARWRTAALVDVNSVRRYSPMRAYAKSKLANVMFTQELTHRARNSPLAPVAVHPGVAATGLQRHTSAPVRWATDHLLTLLAGTPASAALPSLYAATAPGVDPGSFIGPTGFAETRGTPGPVRLPSRALDADRALELWTKSGEVTGVTYDFG; encoded by the coding sequence ATGTCACGCTCCACCGGATGGACGGCGCACGACATCCCCTACCAGCACGGCAGACTCGCCCTGGTCACGGGAGCGACCGGCGGGATCGGGACGCACACCGCGCTCGAACTGGCACGCGCCGGAGCCGCCGTGCTACTCACGGGGCGCGACGAGGAGAAGCTGGAGGAGACGGCCGACGCCATCCGGGCCGAGGTCGGTGCGGCGGAGGTCGAGACGCTGCTGCTCGACCTCGCCGACCTCGCCTCGGTCAGAAGGGCCGCGGACATCGTGGTCGGCTCCGGCCGCGCCCTCGACCTGCTGGTCAACAACGCGGCCGTCATGGCCGTCCCACGGAGACGCACCACCACGGACGGTTTCGAGCTGACCTTCGGCACCAACCACCTCGGCCACTTCGCCCTGACGGGCCAGCTGTTGCCCGCGCTGCTGCGGGCGGACGCGCCCCGCGTGGTGACCGTCAGCGCCCTGCTGGCCCGCTGGCGCACGGCCGCCCTCGTCGACGTCAACAGCGTCCGCCGCTACTCCCCGATGCGGGCGTACGCCAAGTCCAAACTGGCCAACGTGATGTTCACCCAGGAACTGACCCACCGGGCGAGGAACAGCCCACTCGCCCCCGTCGCCGTACATCCCGGCGTCGCCGCCACCGGCCTCCAGCGGCACACCTCGGCCCCCGTCCGGTGGGCGACCGACCATCTCCTCACCTTGCTGGCCGGCACCCCGGCGAGCGCGGCACTCCCCTCGCTGTACGCGGCCACCGCGCCCGGAGTCGACCCGGGTTCCTTCATCGGCCCGACGGGGTTCGCAGAGACACGCGGCACCCCGGGACCGGTACGTCTGCCCTCCCGCGCGCTCGACGCGGATCGGGCTCTGGAACTGTGGACGAAGTCAGGGGAAGTGACGGGCGTGACCTACGACTTCGGGTGA
- a CDS encoding PT domain-containing protein has protein sequence MPSAEEKHPGQPTGQPTGQPAGQPAGQPSDRPEEAIPEEAIPEEATPDGPAPADAIPEDVLTRVGETVVRWAAEWGEDDLRRIAIVATTRDAATRWIMGGRVRSTDERVYLAVVRGTFGRHVEGTDRFTTGAWAALFIDRTSLHVTGMNLRPMDYAPETGPTPLGRVYDLRGADFSDGNGK, from the coding sequence ATGCCGTCCGCTGAAGAAAAGCACCCCGGACAGCCGACCGGACAACCCACGGGACAGCCCGCCGGACAACCCGCAGGACAACCCTCCGACCGACCGGAGGAAGCCATACCGGAGGAGGCCATACCGGAGGAGGCCACACCGGACGGCCCCGCCCCGGCGGACGCCATACCGGAGGACGTCCTCACCCGAGTCGGGGAAACCGTGGTCCGGTGGGCGGCGGAGTGGGGCGAGGACGACCTCCGGCGCATAGCGATCGTGGCGACAACAAGGGACGCGGCCACCCGCTGGATCATGGGCGGCCGGGTGCGCTCGACGGACGAGCGGGTCTACTTGGCGGTGGTCAGGGGAACGTTCGGCCGCCACGTAGAGGGAACGGACAGGTTCACCACAGGCGCGTGGGCGGCCCTGTTCATCGACCGCACGAGCCTCCACGTCACCGGCATGAACCTCCGCCCCATGGACTACGCACCGGAGACCGGCCCGACCCCGCTGGGCAGGGTGTACGACCTACGAGGCGCCGACTTCTCCGACGGCAACGGCAAGTGA
- the murQ gene encoding N-acetylmuramic acid 6-phosphate etherase: MTTTTGANHDGNTSHGNTSHGGLRAQLDTLTTEAFRPELAEIDMLSTEEIARTMNGEDATVPAAVAARVPEIAAAIDATAERMARGGRLVYAGAGSAGRTGVMDASECPPTFNTAPGQVVGLIAGGPSAMVTSVEGAEDSKELAAADLDALGLTSDDVVVGVSASGRTPYAIGAVEHARHTYGALTIGLSCNAGSALAAAADHGIEVVVGPELLTGSTRLKSGTAQKLVLNMISTITMIRLGKTYGNLMVDVRASNEKLRARSRRIVALATGADDDEVEAALTATGGEVKNAILVVLGGVDGATSARLLDESRGGLRAALTAARAE, encoded by the coding sequence ATGACCACCACCACCGGCGCGAACCACGACGGGAACACCTCCCACGGGAACACCTCCCACGGCGGCCTGCGGGCCCAGCTCGACACCCTCACCACCGAGGCGTTCCGCCCCGAGCTGGCCGAGATCGACATGCTGAGCACCGAGGAGATCGCCCGCACCATGAACGGGGAGGACGCGACGGTCCCCGCCGCCGTCGCGGCCCGTGTCCCCGAGATCGCCGCCGCCATCGACGCGACGGCGGAGCGCATGGCCAGGGGCGGCAGGCTCGTCTACGCGGGCGCGGGCTCGGCGGGCCGTACGGGGGTGATGGACGCCAGCGAGTGCCCGCCCACGTTCAACACGGCCCCGGGCCAGGTCGTCGGCCTCATCGCCGGCGGCCCTTCGGCGATGGTCACGTCGGTGGAGGGCGCCGAGGACAGCAAGGAACTGGCCGCCGCCGACCTGGACGCTCTCGGTCTGACCTCGGACGACGTGGTGGTCGGCGTCTCGGCCTCGGGCCGCACCCCGTACGCGATCGGCGCCGTCGAGCACGCGCGCCACACCTACGGGGCGCTGACCATCGGCCTGTCCTGCAACGCGGGGAGCGCGCTCGCGGCGGCGGCCGACCACGGCATCGAGGTCGTGGTGGGGCCCGAGCTGCTGACCGGTTCGACGCGGCTGAAGTCGGGCACGGCCCAGAAACTCGTACTCAACATGATCTCGACGATCACCATGATCAGGCTCGGCAAGACGTACGGGAATCTGATGGTCGACGTACGCGCCTCGAACGAGAAGCTGCGCGCCCGCTCGCGGCGGATCGTGGCGCTCGCGACCGGCGCGGACGACGACGAGGTCGAGGCGGCGCTGACGGCCACAGGCGGAGAGGTGAAGAACGCGATCCTCGTGGTGCTCGGCGGTGTCGACGGTGCCACGTCGGCCAGGCTGCTGGACGAATCACGCGGCGGGTTGCGCGCGGCGCTGACGGCGGCCCGCGCTGAGTGA